Proteins from one Lachnospiraceae bacterium KGMB03038 genomic window:
- a CDS encoding M18 family aminopeptidase produces the protein MEQSTVKGLFEFIEASPTAYHAVERMKKELEGQGYQELSERGEWKLKDGGRYYVVRNGSSLTAFRIPHGTVKGFQIAASHSDSPGLKLKENPEMEADGGLVKLNVEKYGGMLCSTWFDRPLGIAGRLLIHQGGRLVSKLIDLGGDVCLIPSLAIHMNRNANEGIKYNVQKDMLPLYRSQGGRKGLMDQAAAAAGTERERIAGYDLFVYNRMKGSVWGGSGEFISIGRLDDLQCAYASLRAFLDAKEGGSIPVLCVFDNEEVGSMTRQGADSTFLSDVLVRVSESLGKTAAGYRQMLAMSFMVSADNAHGVHPNYGDRSCPTNKPVLNGGVVIKFSANQRYSTDGFSAAVFRQVCGQAGVPCQVFANRSDMPGGSTLGSLSGTQVSIPTADIGLAQLAMHSAYETGGSRDTAYLIKALREFYQCSVSEEADGSYILI, from the coding sequence ATGGAGCAGAGTACAGTAAAAGGATTATTTGAATTTATTGAAGCCAGTCCTACCGCCTACCATGCGGTGGAACGGATGAAAAAAGAACTGGAAGGACAAGGGTACCAGGAACTATCGGAGCGCGGTGAATGGAAGCTGAAGGATGGCGGCCGGTATTATGTGGTCCGGAATGGTTCGTCCCTGACAGCGTTTCGGATTCCCCATGGGACTGTGAAAGGATTCCAGATCGCGGCAAGCCACAGCGACTCTCCAGGGCTGAAGCTGAAGGAAAACCCGGAGATGGAGGCGGATGGCGGTCTGGTAAAATTAAATGTGGAAAAATACGGGGGAATGTTGTGCTCGACCTGGTTTGACCGTCCCCTTGGCATAGCGGGACGGCTGCTGATCCACCAGGGCGGCAGGCTGGTAAGCAAGCTCATAGACCTGGGCGGAGACGTGTGCCTGATCCCCAGTCTTGCGATCCACATGAACCGGAACGCCAATGAAGGAATCAAATATAACGTGCAAAAGGACATGCTCCCTCTGTACCGCAGCCAGGGCGGCAGAAAGGGACTGATGGACCAGGCGGCGGCAGCGGCCGGCACAGAGAGGGAGCGGATCGCGGGATACGATCTGTTTGTCTATAACCGGATGAAAGGAAGCGTTTGGGGCGGCTCGGGTGAATTTATCTCCATTGGCCGCCTGGACGACCTGCAATGCGCGTACGCTTCCCTTCGGGCATTTCTGGACGCAAAAGAGGGCGGCAGTATTCCGGTCCTTTGTGTGTTCGATAATGAAGAAGTGGGAAGTATGACTAGGCAGGGGGCAGACTCTACATTCCTGTCGGACGTTCTGGTCAGAGTCAGTGAAAGCTTAGGAAAGACGGCTGCCGGATACCGTCAGATGCTGGCTATGAGCTTCATGGTCTCGGCAGATAATGCTCATGGAGTCCATCCCAACTATGGGGACAGATCCTGTCCCACAAACAAGCCTGTGCTCAATGGCGGCGTGGTGATCAAGTTCAGCGCCAACCAAAGATATAGTACGGATGGATTCTCAGCGGCTGTTTTCCGCCAAGTCTGCGGCCAAGCGGGAGTACCCTGTCAGGTTTTCGCCAACCGGTCGGATATGCCGGGAGGATCTACCCTTGGCAGTCTGTCCGGCACTCAGGTTTCAATCCCAACGGCGGATATCGGACTGGCCCAGCTTGCCATGCATTCGGCCTATGAAACGGGAGGAAGCA